The genomic window ATTTTTCATAAAGTCTACAAACTGCACTGCCAGGGGTTTATCCAGCCCCATCTCATGCCTTATCTTTTCTATAGTCGCTGGATCTCCCCTCTGGCCTACCATTATCCTTGCCGGGTCTCCGGGGACAATCGTAGTAAGTATAAAAACAACAGCTATTACGCCCAGAATAACAGGAATAGCTCCTATCAATCGTCTTATTATATAGTTGAGCAAACTTTTCCCCCTCCTCGAGCTGCTTTATACCATATTTTGACCTGGCTTCTTTTTAGAGAAGCCAGGTCATTTATTTACCTATTTTTCTAGCTTTACTTCGGTATATTTCATGGAGAACTCACCGAAGAAAGGCAGTTCTACATTTTTAACATAAGGCTGAACCATAGAGTGTGTGGTATAGTGGTAGATGAACAGCCAGGGAGCTTCTTCCCGAGCGATACTTTCAGCTTTCTTGTAAAGCTCGGTGCGTTTGGCAGGATCTGTTTCTACCCTTGCCTGGGCCGTCAGGTCATCGAATTCCTTGTTGTTGAAGCCCGAATAATTTCCTTTAGGTCCAATATTGGAAGAATGCAGGAGCACATACAGGAAATTATCAGGATCTGGATAGTCAGCCACCCAGCCCATGCGGAAGAACGGAATCTCCAGCTTGTCGGTGGCGTCAAGCAATGCGCCCCAGTCGATGTTCTTTAATGAAACGTCGATTCCAACGTTCTTGAATTGGGATTGAAGCGCTTCGGCTATCCTCTTATGACCTTCGCTGGTATTGTAAACCAGCTCTACTTTCAAACCGTTGGGGTAACCGGCTTCCTTCATGAGGGCCTTAGCTTTTTCGGGATCGAAGGTATACTGCGGCTGTATGCTCTCATCGTATCCCATCATTCCCGGAGGCAGCACACCGGTGGCGGGCAGTGCTCTGCCGTTCCTCACCATGTCGATGAGGCCTTTACGGTCGATAGCATAGTTGAAAGCCTGGCGGAGAGCCTTGTTACCCTTAAAGGGGGCCTTTGTGAGGTTGAATCCATAGTAGTAGGTACCCAGCATTGCACGTTCCTGGAAACCTTCCTTCGTTTTAGCCTCCGCATAGTATGGATCATCAACTTCTTCGATCTGGTCAAAGTTACCCAGGCCAAACTCTGTCCATTCCATGGCAAGGTCTGTTACAATCCTGAATTCCAGGCCATCCAGATATGGCAATTGATTGCCATCCTTGTCTTTCTTCCAGTAATCTTCGTTTTTGGAAAGAACAATCTTATCATCCTGGACCCACTGTTCAAACTTGAAAGGACCGGTTCCTACGGGATGGAAGTTGAACTGCTCTTTACCGTATTTTTCCACATCCTCCTTGGGAAGAACGTTAAAGGTGTTGTAAGCGAGAATGCTCAGGAAAGGTGCAAATGGATAATCTATTTCAATCTTCAGGGTGTAATCGTCGACCTTGGAAATACCTGCGATATGGTCGGTCTTACCATCCTGGTAATCTTTGTATCCTTTTATCATATCCAGGAAATATGCCCTGGGCGATTTAGTTTCCGGACTTAAGATGTAATTAAATGTCCATACCCAGTCGTCAGCTTTTACCTCACGGCCGCCATTGGCGGTAGGCTTGCCTTCAATGGTTTTATGGAAATGTACGCCTTTTCTGAGATGGAACGTGTATGTCTTCTTATCCGGAGAGATATCCCACGACTCGGCCAGCAATGGCTGTACATTACCGTCCTTATCGTAATCCACCAGGGTCTCGAATATCTGGTATATTATCCTTGAAGAAGATGTATCTGTAGCAAATACAGGGTCAAGCTTTGGAGGATTGGACATTATCGCCATTCGCAGTATATTCTTGGGTGCTTCTGCCGCAGGCTGTTGTGATGGTTGCTGCTGTTGCTGTTCACTGCCGCTCTGCTGTGCAGGTTTTTGACCGCAGCCAGCAAGAGTCGTCACTACAAGTAAAAGCACTACTAATAACACAAGGCTTTTTTTGAACATCAAATCCCCTCCCGAAAAATATAATTAGATAAAAAATGTTGGAAAAAATACTTAACTCATTTCTTATCTATTTAGATCCCCCCTTTCAAAGTTGCAAAAAATTAAATATTTTCGTCTTATCTCTTTAAATGTAAATCTAAATTTAATTAGACATTTAAATATTCGATAATAAATTTAAAAATCCTTCTATTGTGAGCTTACATTTTAATAAATTTAGATATTTTTTCATAATTGT from Biomaibacter acetigenes includes these protein-coding regions:
- a CDS encoding ABC transporter substrate-binding protein; the protein is MFKKSLVLLVVLLLVVTTLAGCGQKPAQQSGSEQQQQQPSQQPAAEAPKNILRMAIMSNPPKLDPVFATDTSSSRIIYQIFETLVDYDKDGNVQPLLAESWDISPDKKTYTFHLRKGVHFHKTIEGKPTANGGREVKADDWVWTFNYILSPETKSPRAYFLDMIKGYKDYQDGKTDHIAGISKVDDYTLKIEIDYPFAPFLSILAYNTFNVLPKEDVEKYGKEQFNFHPVGTGPFKFEQWVQDDKIVLSKNEDYWKKDKDGNQLPYLDGLEFRIVTDLAMEWTEFGLGNFDQIEEVDDPYYAEAKTKEGFQERAMLGTYYYGFNLTKAPFKGNKALRQAFNYAIDRKGLIDMVRNGRALPATGVLPPGMMGYDESIQPQYTFDPEKAKALMKEAGYPNGLKVELVYNTSEGHKRIAEALQSQFKNVGIDVSLKNIDWGALLDATDKLEIPFFRMGWVADYPDPDNFLYVLLHSSNIGPKGNYSGFNNKEFDDLTAQARVETDPAKRTELYKKAESIAREEAPWLFIYHYTTHSMVQPYVKNVELPFFGEFSMKYTEVKLEK